One window of the Klebsiella sp. WP3-W18-ESBL-02 genome contains the following:
- a CDS encoding ESA_00282 family adhesion-associated protein has protein sequence MSGIIYFVMLLLLLTVVILIFMYGQNNETSETNNETVPSPAAAPLDKDEGENHFAALMSRITPAWYWRINHEYIDFVQSTIKRMSTERLKETPGLFEAQERCRNLNGAVYEYYDEIKRRCLKGERVTDVDPVVLGLQQCYEEFAEEAYPELVALVWPDLQRPFVRTHDV, from the coding sequence ATGAGCGGTATTATTTATTTTGTGATGCTGTTGCTGTTACTTACCGTCGTTATTTTAATTTTTATGTATGGCCAAAATAACGAAACATCTGAAACCAATAATGAAACCGTTCCCTCCCCGGCGGCGGCACCGCTGGACAAAGACGAAGGCGAAAACCATTTTGCCGCGCTGATGAGCCGGATCACGCCTGCCTGGTACTGGCGTATTAATCATGAATATATCGATTTTGTCCAGTCGACGATTAAGCGTATGTCCACCGAACGGTTGAAAGAGACCCCTGGCCTGTTTGAAGCGCAGGAACGCTGTCGCAATCTCAACGGCGCAGTTTATGAATATTACGATGAGATTAAGCGCCGCTGCCTGAAAGGCGAGCGGGTCACCGACGTTGACCCGGTGGTGCTTGGCCTGCAGCAGTGCTACGAGGAGTTTGCCGAGGAGGCCTATCCCGAGCTGGTGGCGCTGGTGTGGCCGGACTTACAGCGACCGTTTGTCCGCACACATGATGTGTGA
- a CDS encoding cytoplasmic protein: MKLVDVSAANIPLSPQISDETILQRNLQTLREEKNSEGRRISGLSEPIPAALVKMKWQHRHEIYAYQVKEEILGAALCEVMARYPHLRDKILAHTESCYQHVLNREAATLEISRGLADGDYRTSNVILKTEKEGEKRPDQPIIAMAK, encoded by the coding sequence ATGAAACTTGTCGATGTTAGTGCGGCTAATATACCGTTAAGCCCACAGATCAGTGATGAGACTATCCTTCAGCGTAATCTCCAGACGTTACGCGAGGAAAAAAACTCCGAAGGACGGCGTATTTCCGGCCTCTCTGAGCCTATCCCCGCAGCGCTGGTCAAGATGAAGTGGCAGCATCGCCACGAAATATACGCCTACCAGGTAAAAGAAGAGATTCTGGGCGCCGCGCTGTGTGAAGTGATGGCCCGCTACCCGCACCTGCGCGACAAAATTCTGGCACATACCGAATCCTGCTATCAGCACGTGCTGAACCGCGAGGCCGCAACCCTTGAGATCAGCCGCGGGCTTGCAGATGGTGATTACCGCACTTCAAACGTGATCCTGAAGACCGAAAAAGAGGGCGAAAAACGCCCGGATCAGCCGATTATCGCAATGGCGAAGTGA
- a CDS encoding TIGR00645 family protein — MERFLENAMYASRWLLAPVYFGLSLALLALTLKFFQEILHVLPNIFSMAEADLILTLLSLVDMTLVGGLLVMVMFSGYENFVSQLDISEHKEKLSWLGKMDATSLKNKVAASIVAISSIHLLRVFMDAKNVPDNKLMWYVIIHLTFVLSAFVMGYLDSLTRGKKS, encoded by the coding sequence ATGGAACGCTTTCTGGAAAATGCGATGTACGCATCGCGCTGGCTTCTGGCCCCGGTTTATTTCGGTCTTTCTCTGGCGCTGCTGGCCCTGACCCTGAAGTTCTTTCAGGAGATTCTGCATGTACTGCCGAACATTTTCAGCATGGCGGAAGCCGATCTGATCCTGACGCTGCTGTCGCTGGTGGATATGACGCTGGTGGGTGGCCTGCTGGTGATGGTGATGTTTTCTGGCTATGAAAACTTTGTCTCGCAGCTGGATATCAGCGAGCACAAAGAGAAGCTGAGCTGGCTGGGCAAAATGGATGCCACTTCGCTGAAGAATAAAGTGGCGGCGTCGATTGTTGCTATCTCGTCTATTCACCTGCTGCGGGTGTTTATGGACGCTAAAAACGTACCGGATAACAAACTGATGTGGTACGTGATTATTCACCTGACCTTTGTTCTGTCGGCCTTTGTGATGGGCTATCTCGATAGCCTGACCCGCGGGAAAAAGTCGTGA